One part of the Nymphaea colorata isolate Beijing-Zhang1983 chromosome 8, ASM883128v2, whole genome shotgun sequence genome encodes these proteins:
- the LOC116258559 gene encoding uncharacterized protein LOC116258559, with amino-acid sequence MMKNMEARRRIRYSRLREDEPDGEDERDLRFEYTPSSLDRVPWKSVALALFLVSLGSLLLLLSYFIFSGHMPGDPSQAYGLLTLGFLSFLPGFYETRIAYYSWRGANGYRFSSIPGY; translated from the exons ATGATGAAGAATATGGAGGCGAGGCGTCGAATTCGCTACTCGAGGCTGCGTGAGGATGAACCAGACGGCGAGGATGAGAGGGATCTGCGGTTCGAGTACACGCCGAGCTCCCTGGATCGAGTGCCCTGGAAGTCGGTGGCGCTCGCGCTCTTCTTGGTCTCCCTGGGatccctcctcctcctgctctCCTACTTCATATTTTCCGGCCACATGCCCGGCGACCCCTCCCAGGCCTACGGCCTCCTCACCCTTGGTTTCCTCTCATTTCTCCCAG GTTTCTATGAGACTAGAATTGCGTACTATTCATGGAGAGGTGCCAATGGCTATAGATTTTCATCCATCCCAGGCTACTAG